The genomic window TATGATCTCAAACTCGCCTGCCATGCATGACAGCAGCTCCTTCCTCCTCGGAGAGGCTGATGCGAGTATGACCCTTCTGCCTTCAAGACGTTTTCTGACCCTTTCGGCACGTTCGAGTGTAGCCTTATCGGTCTTTAAAAGATCCTGCATAGATCATTTGCCTTCTTTCTCAAAAAGCGGCAGCACCCTTGTCAGAATGCCGCCGCTAAAGATCATTATTCTAAGACAGCACCGCATTCGGAGCAGAACCTTGTTCCTGCTGCTTCCTTGTTTCCGCAGCTCGTGCAGAAGATAAACTGAGGTGCAGTTGCAGCACTCGGTACGGGTACCGGTGCAGGAGCAGGCTGTACAGGAGCAGGCTCAGGTATCGGCATAGGCTCGGGAAGCGGCTGCATCTCGGGCGGCTGATACTCAGGTATCGGCGGAAGCTCGTTTGCATTAGCTTCAGGCTCAGCTACCGGCTCAGGCTCGGCTGCGGGCTCGGAGTCTGCTGCCGGTGCCGGCTCGGGAACAGGTGCCGGAGCGGGCTCAGGTATAGCTGCAACGACTGGCTCTGGTATTGGTGCCGGAGCAGGCTCAGGGATAGGTGCCGGAGCAGGAATAGGCGCAGGCTGCATAACCGGCTGAGGCATTACAGGCTGCGGCATCGGAGCAGGAGCCGGCATAGGCTGCTGTACCGGAGGAGCCCACGGATTAGGCTGTGCCACAGGTGCAGGCGCAACGGGCGCAACTGGCGCAACGGGTGCTGCCATAGGCTGAACAGAGGGCTGTGCCACAGGCTGCTTTGTACCGCAGTTGGGGCAGAATGCTACGTTAGTGCTGATCTGCTGGCGGCAGCCGACGCACTCTCTTAAGCCCTTGAGCTCGTTTATCTGCTTTGTCATCACCTGGAGATTTGCAAGCATAGTGTCGATCTCGCCGGCAAGTCTCTGTACATCGGGGTCATCTACCTTGTCGATGCACTTGAGCTTTGTGATACGCCCGATCTCGGTATACTTGTTGTTGATCTCTGCCAGATGCTGGTTTATCTGCTTGTTGAGCTGGCTTATCTGGCCTGCATTGGGGTTAAATAATGCCATAATACTTATCCTCCTGATATGTAAAGAATTTGTTTTTCACTGATTTTTCTTTTGTTATGAATGCCGACTTATCAGCATTGCTCAGCCGTGTATTCCTGGGTGTCATACTCCTCGGGGGGTACCTCATCAACTACCGGTTCTTCCTCGTAGTACTCCTCAGGCTGCTCTGTCTGCTTAGGCTCGGTTTCGGAAGCAGTTGTTTCCTCTGCTGCCGGCTCCTCCTGCGGAGCTGTAGTCTCTGCCGGCTGCTCAGTCTCGGCTGCCGGCTGCTCAGTCTCGGCTGCCGGGGCGGCAGTCTCCTGCTCCTGAGTTTCAGGCTCGGTGGTCTGTGTCACAGTCTCGGCTGTTTCGGTAGTTTCAGCCTCCTGCTTCTGCTTGGCCTCCTCAGCCTGCTGGTCAAGCTGCTCCTGAGTCATCTGCGCACGCTCTACAGCATGGTTATTGACAGTAGAAACGCCCACAGTCGTGCCTGTATAGTAGTGTCTGAGGATCTGGTCGTAGGTATAGCCGGCCTTTGCATAGTAGCAGGCACCCCACTGGCTCATGCCGACGCCGTGACCCCAGCCGAACGTCTTGAAGGTAAACACGCCGTTGTCGTATGATATCTCAAACGCTGTTGATTTAAGGTTGCTCACACCGAGGATATGGCTTCTCATAAGAGCGCCCGTGACCCGTCTCTGTGTGCCGCCGACGCTTATATACTGCTTGCCGTCGAGCTTCATCTTGTCGATATACTTGCCGCTGAACACGCTCTCTATCTCGAACCAATTCCTCGGGTCGTCAGACAGCTTAAGGCCTGTGTTCTTTTCTATGATGCTTTTAAGCGAATCCTTGCTGAACGTCTTGACAACGCCGTAATTCGGGTCTTTATAATCATATGCGCTCTCGACTGCCTTAAGGTAAGGATGTGCAGCGCCCCATATCTTCTCACTCGGAGCCGATGCGCCTGCGCTCGAAGCGGAGTACACAGCATCTATGATAGCGCCGTTATAGTAAACGCACTCGCCCTCGACCTCAGTGACGCATCTTTCGAGCTTTGCAGAATAGCCTGCCTTGAGCCCGACCGACGGCACATAGCCGCACTCGTCGTTAAATCGCACATAAGAATACGCCGCAACTGCCTGAGCTTTGATAGCCTCCTCGCCCCACGAGTCGCCTATCTCGCTGTTTACTATCCTGCAAATGAGCTCGTGGCCGTTTAAGGTGACATTGCCGCCCGATATCTCATCATACACCGTATAATACTCACCAGCTATGCTTCGTGAGCCGGGGTAGCTTGCAGCACCCTTTTCAGGCTTAAGGATAGTAGAAGTATCTGCCGGCAGCTTAACCGTGAAGCTGTTTGGTGTGTCCGGTTTTACGGACTCTTTCTTCTTTGTTTCGAGCTTGGTCTCGGGAGCTACGAAATCCATATCATACTCCTCGATACCGGCCTTTCTGAAAGACAGAAGACCCTCGATCTCGACACTCTTATCATCTACAGGTTCAGTATTTACCGGTATCTGCTCGTCCTTTACCACAGCAACTGCACTTGCTGCTGAGGTCTCAACAGACTGCTCGCTGCCGCCGCCCAGCGCAAAAGCCGCACCGGCGCCGGCCGTCGCCAATATCGCCGCTGATGCGATAATGACAGCCTTTTTCTTATTCAGATCAAAGCCGAGTATATTCATATGAAAAATACCACCTCATAAACACAATTATTCATTATTATTTTACCATACACACAAAAAAAGTCAAGACATACAAATAGCACGTCCTGACTTTTCGTAAATTTACACAAATTACTAACAATTCCTTTGTGCAGTATATCACCTGAAAAATCTCTGCCCGTCAAGCTCCATACAGAATGTAAGGGACTCAAACCATGCAGCTGTTGCGCCGCCGCAATATCTGGGGGCATAGTAATATGTAGCACCGTTGGAATTATCCTCGCCGTTAAGAGCTCTCAGCGCACAGTCTCTTGTGTTCTGTGAAGGAGTCTTAGAGCGGTTATAGTAGCCGTTTATCGCAGTAAACTGGTTAGGAGCTGTCAGAACAGCCTTTATGCTGTTACCGAAGCGGCCGCTCTTAACACGGTTTATAACTACGTTTGCAACAGCTATCTTGCTTGCCTCGGAGCAGTTGCCTACCTCGCCCTGGAGGACGTAGCAGAGCATCTCATACTCCTCGTCTGTATAGCTTATAGTGCCGGAATTCGACTGAGGAGCAGCTGTAGTTGTTGTCTCAGCCTTCTTGGCAGCTGTAGTAGTCGTAGTAGTCTTCTTTGCAGCCTTTGTTGTTGCAGCAGCCGGCTTGTCTGTTGTGAAGAAGTCAGCGCATACATAGCCTTCCTGGTCGCCGTACTTTATCCTGTACCAGCCGTCAGATGTCTTGCCTGTTACCTTTACCTCTGTATCGGGAGCAAGGGTACCGAGCTTATCATAAGATGTGTCGGCGCCTTTTCTTACGTTTACAGCGGCGGTAGCATAGACCTTAAGGCCCTTGACTTCCTCAACTGTTGTTTTCTTTGTCGATGTCTTCTTGGTGGTGGTCGCCTTTGTAGTCTTCTTTGCAGCTGTTGTTGTCTCTGCCTTTACAGCAGCCGTCTTCTTTGTTGTGGTAGTCGTCTCGGTCTCAGCCTCGGCAGCCTCTGTAGTTGTCACCTCAGCGAAGTCGTAATCCTCGACGCCTGCCTTCCACCATGTCACTGTTTCGGAGTATTCCTCATCAGCCTCATAAGTCTCCACAGGAGCCTCTGTGACTGCGGGAGCTGTTGTTACCACAGGCTCTTTCTCGTCTGTTGCTATACCGCCCTTGTCAGCAGTAGCACCGTAGTAGCCTACCGCACCGACAGCAGCGAGCGTGAGCACGAGCCCGAAAGCAGCCGAGACTTTCTTTACAGAAGCAGTCCTGACCTGCGCTTTAACACCCTCCGAAGATTTTCTTTGCTTCATTTTTATCACTTTCACCTTTCCACCCCCGAGCAGTGAACGCTCTTACGGGGGGCTGTCATGATCCTACGATGACCTTTTTATTGCCGTAGGTATCTCTCCAAGCCCTGAAGAAATAGATATCCTTGTCTGCCTTATCCTTATAGGATTCCACTATCTCATCGAGGCTGTCCTTGACTGTCATTTTCTTTGCCACTACTACCCATCTTACCGTTCTGTACGAGCCGAGCTCATAGGTACAGGTAGAAAGCGTCAGGAAATCGTCACCCTCATTGAAATCTATCGAGTTATCTATCCACGAGTATTTGAGAATATTGGTCTTCCATGTTTCAAAGCTATAGTGCCCGTCAGAATCGAAGTTACGGTAGTTCCAGTAATCGAAAGCACCCTCGCCGCCGTCCTGATCCTCAGCATCTATACCGATGAATGTTGCCAGAACAACATACTTCTGGTTTTTCTCATATATCGTATTGAACTCGATAAGAGGATTCTGTTTTATAAAATCTGCGCCCTTCTTGAATTTCTGGAGTGCTGCGAACTGCGTTCCTGCCATCATATTATGGCCGTAAAGCGTTATGTTGTCAGCCTGCCCTTCAAGTGTTATCGGCACTACGCAGTCGGCAAATATGCTTCCCGACTCGGTCTGTGCGCCGTCTATATTATGGTGCAGATAATAGTCATTACTTGATTCATGCTGCAATACGGGGTAATTGATTATCGCATTGCCGTTGCCGTCCTTGATGCCGGGGATCTTGAGCCAGCCGACCACGTCGTCGTTTCTTTCAAGAAGCGGCAGCGCCCAGTCCTGAAGCTCTCTCGGCTCAACTGTTATCACCGGGTTCTCTATCTTTGTGATCGTACCCTTTTTATCGGTGGTATCTACCGTATCACCGCTCACAGACGAGTTGTCGTCACCGAAATCCGGTTCAAGCGAGCGTATCTCCTCAAAGTATGTAAGCTCCTGCTTATCAGCCCTGAGGTAATCCGACAGTGAATCGAGCGATACAACGAACACGGCGATAGATGCTATGAACATCAGCTTTCTGAACACCTCAGACACGCCGTCGCCCTTCCACGGGATAAAATACTTTGCAGCTCTCACGAAGAAATTCTGTCTTTCTTTAACGTGCGTTGTATTGATCTCATTGGCCATAGACATTTAATCAGCCCTCTCTTTTCTCCATGATCTCAAGCAGCAGCTCAAGCGAGCCTGTCGCCGCCAGCCAGCGGACCTTTTTCCTGTCTAATTCATCATATTCCTTATACAGCGCCAGGTCTTTGACGATCTCTCTGTCACCGAACCTCACCGAGACATACACCGTCCCGACAGGCTTGTCATCATCTCCCCCATCGGGCCCTGCGATACCTGTGATGCCTATTGCAGCATCTGTACCCATGAGCCGCATAACGCCCTCGCTCATCTGCGAAGCCACCTGCGGAGAATAGACCGTGAACTCATCAAGAGTCTTTGCCGAAACACCAAGCACCTTTTGCTTTACTTCTTCGCTGTAGGAGCACACGCCGCCTTTAAAGACAGCCGATGCGCCCGGCACCGAAGTAATGCTTTGTGAAACGAGGCCGCCCGTACAGCTCTCAGCTGTAGATAGACTTAGCCCCTTGTCTTTCATATATTTTACTACACGTTGTGTTACTATGTCAAGGGTTTCTGTTACCACTTTGTAAGGCTTAGCAAATTCCGACATTTATTACCCTTCCTTTCAAGCAATTTTGCACATAAAAAAACGCCCCGTTTTGTACTAATTGTTAACTCGCCGCTTTTTCAAAACTTATTTCAAACGTTTTCCAATGTACACATATTACAAAATAATTACGGCTGTAAACCGTTTGTATCAGGTTTGAGCCGCCATCTTGCTAACGGGCTGATTTTCAGCTCACTGACAAAAGCCCGACGGCATCGGGCTTTTGCAATTTGTTTTATATTTATACAAGTCCGTTTTTTCTCCCGTCATAATGCACAAAGATTTAAAATCGGTAACATTGTAACCGTTCTGTAATCAATTTAACGGTACAAAAAACATCTCAGCACATTTTTATATAATATGCACTTGTGTTATTCACGGCAGTTTCCACCATTTCCGAGAAGTCAAACCTTGCCTGCTCCTTCTCGACATCAGCAAGTGTAGGCCTTGTCTTGGGGTGCTTGGGTGTGAAGACCGTGCAGCAGTCCTCATACGGCTCGATAGATGTTTCAAAGGTATCTATCTTTCTCGATATCTCGACTATCTCGCTCTTGTCCATTCCGATGCAGGGACGGAACACGGGAAGCGTGCTCACAGCGTCTGTGCAGACCATAGCATACATCGTCTGGCTTGCTACCTGACCCAAGCTCTCACCTGTGACGAGGCACTGGATATCTTCTTTAGCTGCGATTTTAACAGCAATTTCCATCATGAGCCTTCTCATGATTATTGTAAAGTATTCTTCTTTACAGTTGTCTCTGATAGCTTCCTGTATCTTTGTAAAGGGTACGCAGTGGAATTTGATATCGCCGCAGTAGGCCGCCATTTTTGCAGCAAGGCGCTCGACCTTCTGTCTTGCACGCTCTGATGTGTAGGGCGGTGCCTCAAAATGTATCGCCTGTATGGTCGCTCCCCTCTTAGCTATCATGCAGCCGGCGACAGGTGAGTCGATGCCGCCCGAGAGAAGCAGCAGGGCTTTGCCGCTCGTGCCTATCGGGATACCGCCTGCGCCCTCGATAGCTCCGGCATGGACGAATGCGTTCGTCTCCCTTATCTCAACGACTATGGTAACGTCAGGGTCATGCACGTCAACCGTCAGGTGAGGGAACCTTTCGCAGATGACATGACCCATTTCACGGCATATCTCCGGCGATTTTAACGGGAAGCGCTTGTCCGAGCGCTTGGCATTAACCTTGAATGTCCTTGCATTTTCAAGCTCCTCCCTGAGATAATCTGTTGTTTCCTCAGAGAGAACAGCTTCCATAGTCTTTTCTATCTTCTTTGCACGGCACAGCTTGACGATGCCGTAGACCTTTGACAGCCTGTCAACTACCTCGTCGATGTCTATGCCCTCCTCAGGCTCGACATATAGTGTGGACTGCGAGCGGCTGTATTCTATCTCGCCGAGCTCTTTGAGCCTGTGTTTTATATTTTTCTGCATTACCGCCTCAAAGGTATTTCTGTTAAGACCTTTGAGAGCTATCTCGCCGTACTTGCAAAGTATTATCTCTTTCATTCTTATTATTCCTTTCCTGTCATTATCCGACTCTTATATATAATATAGTATAAAACGAATTTTCGATACTATCTTATCTTAGCAAGGCACTCCTGACCTTCAAGCAAAGCCGCTGTGAATGCGTCGATATCATCAGCGGTATTCTCGGCACAGAGCGACACCCTCACGGTCGAGTCAAGGTACTTGTCAGGTATCTTAAGCTCTGACAGCACACCGCTTTTCTTGCCCTTTGAGCAGGCCGACCCGGAGGACACATATATATCCCGCTCTTCAAGGAAGTGCAGCATCGTCTCGCTCTTTATCCTCTCGACCGACACGCTGATAACATAAGGCGAGCAGTCATCGCCCGAGTTTACGTTTATCCCCTCTTTGCCGGCGAGGTTTGCAATGAGCCTTTTCTTGAGCTCAGACATTATTTCATATCTTTGCATTACAGTGGGCGAGAGCCTTTTTACTGCGGCAGCGAACGAATTTATAAGTGCGACATTTTCTGTACCCGAACGGAAGCCGCTTTCCTGTCCGCCGCCGAGCAGCAGAGGAACTATCCTCACACCACTCCTGACATACAAAGCACCTATGCCCTTCGGCGCATGGAGCTTGTGGCCGCTTATCGAGATGCAGTCAGCGCCCAGGTCCTTCGCCCGAAACGGCAGCTTCATAAAGCTCTGCACGCAGTCGCAGTGGCAGACAGTCTCGGGGTTTATTCGCTTGACGGCCTTGAATATCTTATCGACCGGCAGTATATAGCCTGTCTCGTTGTTGACATACATAACGCTTACGAGCAGCGTGTTCTTGTCGACCTGCGAGGTTATCATCTCAGGGGTTATCTTGCCGCTCTCGTCAGGCGATATGCGCACCACCTCAAAACCCTGTTCTTCAAGTGCCTTTATCGGCTCTGCGACAGATGGGTGCTCGATAGTTGTGGTTATTATCTTTTTGCGGCGCTTGCCGTAAGCCTTTGCAGCGCCGGAAATAACGGTGTTGCTGCTCTCGGTGGCGCACGATGTAAAGAATATCTCCTTGTCCTTAACGCCCAGTGACTGTGCGATAACAGCTCTTGCGTCTCTTATCAGGTTCTCTGCCTTAAGCCCCACGCCGTGAAGCGACGAA from Ruminococcus sp. NK3A76 includes these protein-coding regions:
- a CDS encoding SpoIID/LytB domain-containing protein; protein product: MNILGFDLNKKKAVIIASAAILATAGAGAAFALGGGSEQSVETSAASAVAVVKDEQIPVNTEPVDDKSVEIEGLLSFRKAGIEEYDMDFVAPETKLETKKKESVKPDTPNSFTVKLPADTSTILKPEKGAASYPGSRSIAGEYYTVYDEISGGNVTLNGHELICRIVNSEIGDSWGEEAIKAQAVAAYSYVRFNDECGYVPSVGLKAGYSAKLERCVTEVEGECVYYNGAIIDAVYSASSAGASAPSEKIWGAAHPYLKAVESAYDYKDPNYGVVKTFSKDSLKSIIEKNTGLKLSDDPRNWFEIESVFSGKYIDKMKLDGKQYISVGGTQRRVTGALMRSHILGVSNLKSTAFEISYDNGVFTFKTFGWGHGVGMSQWGACYYAKAGYTYDQILRHYYTGTTVGVSTVNNHAVERAQMTQEQLDQQAEEAKQKQEAETTETAETVTQTTEPETQEQETAAPAAETEQPAAETEQPAETTAPQEEPAAEETTASETEPKQTEQPEEYYEEEPVVDEVPPEEYDTQEYTAEQC
- a CDS encoding cell wall hydrolase, translated to MKVIKMKQRKSSEGVKAQVRTASVKKVSAAFGLVLTLAAVGAVGYYGATADKGGIATDEKEPVVTTAPAVTEAPVETYEADEEYSETVTWWKAGVEDYDFAEVTTTEAAEAETETTTTTKKTAAVKAETTTAAKKTTKATTTKKTSTKKTTVEEVKGLKVYATAAVNVRKGADTSYDKLGTLAPDTEVKVTGKTSDGWYRIKYGDQEGYVCADFFTTDKPAAATTKAAKKTTTTTTAAKKAETTTTAAPQSNSGTISYTDEEYEMLCYVLQGEVGNCSEASKIAVANVVINRVKSGRFGNSIKAVLTAPNQFTAINGYYNRSKTPSQNTRDCALRALNGEDNSNGATYYYAPRYCGGATAAWFESLTFCMELDGQRFFR
- a CDS encoding class B sortase, whose amino-acid sequence is MSMANEINTTHVKERQNFFVRAAKYFIPWKGDGVSEVFRKLMFIASIAVFVVSLDSLSDYLRADKQELTYFEEIRSLEPDFGDDNSSVSGDTVDTTDKKGTITKIENPVITVEPRELQDWALPLLERNDDVVGWLKIPGIKDGNGNAIINYPVLQHESSNDYYLHHNIDGAQTESGSIFADCVVPITLEGQADNITLYGHNMMAGTQFAALQKFKKGADFIKQNPLIEFNTIYEKNQKYVVLATFIGIDAEDQDGGEGAFDYWNYRNFDSDGHYSFETWKTNILKYSWIDNSIDFNEGDDFLTLSTCTYELGSYRTVRWVVVAKKMTVKDSLDEIVESYKDKADKDIYFFRAWRDTYGNKKVIVGS
- a CDS encoding CinA family protein, coding for MSEFAKPYKVVTETLDIVTQRVVKYMKDKGLSLSTAESCTGGLVSQSITSVPGASAVFKGGVCSYSEEVKQKVLGVSAKTLDEFTVYSPQVASQMSEGVMRLMGTDAAIGITGIAGPDGGDDDKPVGTVYVSVRFGDREIVKDLALYKEYDELDRKKVRWLAATGSLELLLEIMEKREG
- the thiI gene encoding tRNA uracil 4-sulfurtransferase ThiI, producing MKEIILCKYGEIALKGLNRNTFEAVMQKNIKHRLKELGEIEYSRSQSTLYVEPEEGIDIDEVVDRLSKVYGIVKLCRAKKIEKTMEAVLSEETTDYLREELENARTFKVNAKRSDKRFPLKSPEICREMGHVICERFPHLTVDVHDPDVTIVVEIRETNAFVHAGAIEGAGGIPIGTSGKALLLLSGGIDSPVAGCMIAKRGATIQAIHFEAPPYTSERARQKVERLAAKMAAYCGDIKFHCVPFTKIQEAIRDNCKEEYFTIIMRRLMMEIAVKIAAKEDIQCLVTGESLGQVASQTMYAMVCTDAVSTLPVFRPCIGMDKSEIVEISRKIDTFETSIEPYEDCCTVFTPKHPKTRPTLADVEKEQARFDFSEMVETAVNNTSAYYIKMC
- a CDS encoding cysteine desulfurase family protein encodes the protein MIYLDNAATTAVCDEAKAAAAQGFECFGNPSSLHGVGLKAENLIRDARAVIAQSLGVKDKEIFFTSCATESSNTVISGAAKAYGKRRKKIITTTIEHPSVAEPIKALEEQGFEVVRISPDESGKITPEMITSQVDKNTLLVSVMYVNNETGYILPVDKIFKAVKRINPETVCHCDCVQSFMKLPFRAKDLGADCISISGHKLHAPKGIGALYVRSGVRIVPLLLGGGQESGFRSGTENVALINSFAAAVKRLSPTVMQRYEIMSELKKRLIANLAGKEGINVNSGDDCSPYVISVSVERIKSETMLHFLEERDIYVSSGSACSKGKKSGVLSELKIPDKYLDSTVRVSLCAENTADDIDAFTAALLEGQECLAKIR